A window of Komagataella phaffii GS115 chromosome 1, complete sequence contains these coding sequences:
- a CDS encoding Putative sulfate permease, whose amino-acid sequence MSASQIFPTRSKLPLGNNNKPNDFSIDRVMSESVPLLQHKQTFESLSNSNYLSNPEPTLSDKVSYYLPCVSWLPSYNWQFFFGDLVAGLSLASFQMPLSMSYATAIARVPPICGLIGLIIPPMIYAVFGSVPQMIVGPEAALSLIVGTAIEPYTHEKGVDVVDLVIVITSVSGATLLGFGLARFGFLDNVLSTSLLKGFIGGVGLVMLINSSITELGLSEIYENLDPEARSMYHRAPYQKLRFVYRYFPETHKPTAYLCLASLLVLLLIRTVKSWCISRNMNKAVFVPEILIVLLITTVLSWATDWQSMGIKVLGHVNTKHFKFSLPFCGDIVKYYNPLIGAGFSCAILGFFESTTASKSLGSMYNLPISSNRELVALGSINLVGSMFGALPSFGGYGRSKINALSGAKTTIGYNELLTFFVTIIATMFYSIEAGIILGVLYSLVRVVRHSGQSRIQILTRSSTLDTFVNADEPQEQRSDSILDNSSACSAHSNVDGCLIIKIPEPLTFINSSDLKARLRRVELYGSPKIHPATPRLRGENLTRFVIFDLNGMTDLDSTAAQILYDIVHNYKERGICIMFARVPTFKKIRTRLETSKVKQLLVEVANDIRNMTGAEIQGTSKDISNLPYFLTVDEALKAVTEINISSGYYDLSSYLSSLPPY is encoded by the exons ATGTCCGCTTCCCAAATTTTTCCGACGCGTTCCAAGCTACCGCTGGGCAATAACAACAAGCCGAACGATTTTTCCATCGATAGAGTCATGAGTGAATCTGTGCCTCTTTTGCAACACAAACAGACCTTTGAATCTCTGTCTAATTCCAACTATTTGTCAAACCCTGAACCTACATTGTCCGACAAGGTTTCTTATTATTTGCCCTGCGTCAGCTGGTTGCCCTCGTATAATTGGCAGTTTTTCTTCGGTGATTTGGTAGCTGGTCTATCGTTAGCATCATTTCAAATGCCACTGTCGATGTCCTATGCTACGGCTATTGCTCGGGTTCCTCCCATTTGTGGTCTCATTGGTCTGATCATTCCTCCCATGATCTATGCCGTTTTTGGTTCAGTTCCGCAGATGATTGTTGGTCCTGAGGCAGCCTTGTCGTTGATTGTTGGGACGGCCATTGAACCGTATACTCATGAAAAAGGCGTCGATGTGGTTGATCTGGTGATTGTCATAACTTCGGTCTCAGGTGCAACTCTTCTGGGCTTCGGTTTGGCCAGGTTTGGATTTTTGGACAATGTTCTCTCCACCTCCCTACTGAAGGGTTTTATTGGTGGTGTGGGTCTTGTCATGCTTATTAACTCTTCAATTACAGAACTGGGTCTTTCAGAGATATATGAAAATCTGGACCCTGAAGCTCGTTCGATGTATCACAGGGCACCTTACCAGAAATTGAGATTCGTATATCGCTACTTCCCTGAAACTCACAAACCAACAGCATACCTCTGTTTGGCGTCCCTATTGGTGTTACTATTAATTAGAACTGTCAAGTCCTGGTGTATTTCCCGCAATATGAACAAGGCTGTGTTTGTTCCTGAAATTCTCATTGTTTTGCTCATCACTACAGTCTTATCGTGGGCAACAGATTGGCAATCAATGGGTATCAAAGTGCTTGGTCATGTAAATACCAAACacttcaaattttcattACCTTTCTGTGGAGACATTGTCAAGTATTACAATCCTCTGATTGGTGCTGGGTTTTCTTGTGCTATATTGggattttttgaaagtaCAACTGCCTCAAAGTCACTGGGTTCCATGTATAACCTgccaatttcttccaacagAGAATTAGTTGCATTGGGTTCCATCAATTTGGTAGGCTCCATGTTCGGTGCACTGCCTTCTTTTGGAGGATATGGCCGCTCCAAGATCAATGCCTTAAGTGGAGCCAAGACTACAAT CGGTTATAATGAGCTTCTCACATTTTTTGTAACCATTATAGCCACCATGTTTTACTCTATAGAAGCAGGAATCATCTTGGGGGTCCTGTACTCATTGGTGCGTGTTGTCAGACACAGTGGACAGTCTCGTATTCAAATATTGACACGCTCCTCCACACTGGATACTTTTGTCAATGCAGACGAACCCCAGGAACAACGCAGtgattcaattttggaCAATTCTTCAGCATGTTCAGCTCACTCTAACGTAGATGGCTGTTTAATAATCAAAATTCCAGAGCCACTTACATTCATCAACTCTTCTGACTTGAAAGCTCGGTTGCGAAGGGTTGAATTGTATGGGTCACCCAAAATACATCCAGCAACTCCTCGCCTCAGGGGTGAGAACCTAACCCGATTTGTCATTTTTGACTTAAACGGCATGACAGATTTAGACTCTACCGCTGCTCAGATTTTGTATGATATTGTTCACAATTATAAAGAGAGAGGTATCTGTATTATGTTTGCCAGAGTTCCTACATTCAAGAAAATTAGAACCAGATTGGAAACATCAAAGGTGAAGCAGTTGCTTGTTGAGGTTGCCAATGACATCAGAAACATGACTGGCGCGGAAATTCAAGGAacttccaaagatatttcaaacttgCCCTACTTTTTGACAGTGGACGAGGCTCTAAAGGCGGTGACCGAAATTAACATTTCCTCCGGCTACTACGACTTGTCTAGCTACTTGAGCAGTCTGCCACCATACTAA